The Miscanthus floridulus cultivar M001 chromosome 17, ASM1932011v1, whole genome shotgun sequence genome has a window encoding:
- the LOC136517672 gene encoding zinc transporter 5-like: MAKLAVAAALYALLLAVSLPPVLVTAECDCSDDDDAGRDKAGALRLKVVAIFCILAGGAAGAAVPSLGHSRFPALRPDTDLFLAVKAFAGGVILATGLVHILPAAFDALGSPCLVAGPWNRFPFAGMVAMLAAIATLMVDTVATGYFRRTTVARKVAAAVVDEPSELGHCDGGDPEAEASDSGGHHGHVHGMSVLAPAPTTVDDELVRHRVISQVLELGVVVHSLIIGMSLGASDFPSTVRPLVPALTFHQLFEGIGLGGCIVQAKFRLRSMVAMALFFSLTTPIGIAIGIGISSAYDETSPTALVVQGFLEAAAAGILVYMALVDILAEDFMSARVQSRARLQVVLNTSLLLGAGLMSMLAIWA; the protein is encoded by the exons ATGGCCAAGCTCGCGGTCGCGGCCGCGCTCTACGCCCTCCTCCTGGCGGTCTCACTGCCGCCCGTTCTCGTCACGGCGGAGTGCGACTGctcggacgacgacgacgcgggcCGCGACAAGGCGGGGGCGCTGCGGCTGAAGGTCGTCGCCATCTTCTGCATCCTCGCGgggggcgcggccggcgcggcggTGCCGTCGCTGGGGCACAGCAGGTTCCCCGCGCTGCGGCCGGACACGGACCTGTTCCTCGCCGTCAAGGCCTTCGCGGGCGGCGTCATCCTCGCCACGGGGTTGGTGCACATCCTGCCCGCGGCTTTCGACGCGCTGGGCTCGCCGTGCCTCGTCGCCGGGCCGTGGAACAGGTTCCCGTTCGCCGGGATGGTCGCCATGCTCGCCGCGATCGCCACGCTCATGGTGGACACGGTCGCCACGGGGTACTTCCGCCGGACGACGGTCGCTAGGAAGGTCGCCGCGGCGGTCGTTGACGAGCCATCGGAGCTCGGGCATTGCGACGGCGGGGACCCGGAGGCGGAGGCCTCCGACTCCGGCGGGCACCACGGGCACGTGCACGGGATGTCCGTGCTCGCACCCGCGCCGACTACCGTCGACGACGAGCTCGTGCGCCACCGCGTCATCTCTCAG GTGCTGGAGCTGGGCGTGGTGGTACACTCGCTGATCATCGGGATGTCCCTGGGCGCCTCCGATTTCCCCAGCACGGTGCGGCCGCTCGTCCCGGCGTTGACGTTCCACCAGCTCTTCGAGGGCATCGGCCTTGGCGGGTGCATCGTCCAG GCCAAGTTTCGCCTCAGGTCAATGGTAGCGATGGCACTCTTCTTCTCGCTGACGACCCCGATCGGCATCGCCATCGGCATCGGGATATCGTCCGCGTACGACGAGACGAGCCCGACGGCCCTGGTCGTGCAGGGCTTCCTCGAGGCCGCGGCCGCGGGGATCCTGGTGTACATGGCGCTCGTCGACATCCTCGCCGAGGACTTCATGAGCGCCCGGGTGCAGAGCAGAGCGCGCCTGCAGGTTGTGCTGAACACCTCGCTGCTGCTCGGAGCTGGCTTGATGTCCATGCTCGCCATCTGGGCTTGA
- the LOC136517609 gene encoding abscisic acid receptor PYL4-like, producing the protein MPYTAPRPSPQQHSRVAGGGGAKATLAAASHGASCAAVPAEVVRHHEHAARAGQCCSAVVQAIAAPVGAVWSVVRRFDRPQAYKHFIRSCRLVDGDAGGAVAVGSVREVRVVSGLPATSSRERLEILDDERRVLSFRVVGGEHRLANYRSVTTVHEAEAGAGAGTIVVESYVVDVPPGNTADETRVFVDTIVRCNLQSLARTAERLALALA; encoded by the coding sequence ATGCCGTACACAGCTCCGAGGCCGTCGCCGCAGCAGCACAGCCgtgtggccggcggcggcggggcgaagGCGACGCTAGCGGCGGCGTCGCACGGGGCGTCGTGCGCGGCGGTGCCGGCGGAGGTGGTGCGGCACCACGAGCACGCTGCGCGCGCGGGGCAGTGCTGCTCGGCGGTGGTGCAGGCGATCGCGGCGCCCGTCGGGGCCGTCTGGTCCGTGGTGCGCCGCTTCGACCGCCCGCAGGCGTACAAGCACTTCATCCGGAGCTGCCGCCTCGTGGACGGCGACGCCGGAGGCGCCGTGGCCGTGGGGTCGGTGCGCGAGGTGCGGGTCGTCTCGGGCCTCCCCGCCACCAGCAGCCGCGAGCGGCTCGAGATCCTCGACGACGAGCGCCGCGTGCTCAGCTTCCGCGTCGTCGGCGGCGAGCACCGCCTCGCCAACTACCGGTCGGTCACCACCGTGCACGAGGCCGAGGCAGGCGCTGGCGCCGGCACCATCGTCGTGGAGTCGTACGTGGTGGACGTGCCCCCCGGCAACACCGCGGACGAGACGCGCGTGTTCGTCGACACCATCGTGCGCTGCAACCTCCAGTCGCTGGCGCGCACCGCCGAGCGCCTCGCACTGGCCCTCGCCTAG